The following coding sequences lie in one Arachis stenosperma cultivar V10309 chromosome 5, arast.V10309.gnm1.PFL2, whole genome shotgun sequence genomic window:
- the LOC130980564 gene encoding homeobox-leucine zipper protein MERISTEM L1-like, which yields MFPTNVFDSHQQHMMLDMSSSHNESDLGIRTGDDEFFDIKSATEIVMEAPSGDDEQDPNQRPKKKGYHRHTQHQIQEMEAFFKQCPHPDDKQRKELSRELGLEPLQVKFWFQNKRTQMKAQHERHENAILKAENEKLRAENSRYKEALSNATCPNCGGPAALGEMSFDEQHLRIENARLKQEIDRISGIAEKYVGKPVTSSHNSNHMAPHSRSLDLGVGSYGGGSQSSAGGMVGEMYGGSELLRPFPVPCDSDKPRIVELAVAAMEELTRLAQVGDPLWVQSNQHCTEILNEDEYLRTFPPRVIGPKALGLRSESSRESAVIIMNHTKLVEILMDVNQWSTMFCGIVSRALTLEVLSTGVAGNYNGALQVMSAEFQVASPLVPSRENYFVRYCKEHSDGRWTVVDVSLENESRSRRSSRRRPSGCLIEELPNGYSKVTWIEHVEVDDRGVHTLYKPLVKCGLAFGAKRWMATLERQCERVASYIGGGAGELCGTSAEGRRSMLKLAERMVMSFCTGVGASTAHAWTTLSSDMDDVRVMTRKSMDDPGRPPGIVLCAATSFSLPVPPNTLFHFLRDQNSRSQWDILSNRGLVQEITHIASSANVLSLLRVNSVNSSQSNMLILQESCTDCSGSYVVYAPVDMAAMNIILSGGDPDYLALLPSGFAILPDGLAASSGGSLLTVAFQILVDSAPTAKLSLGSVATVNTLIKCTVERIKAAVISDTTSFHNLAS from the exons ATGTTTCCCACGAACGTGTTCGATTCTCATCAGCAGCACATGATGCTTGATATGTCATCGTCTCACAATGAGAGTGATTTGGGAATAAGGACCGGAGATGATGAGTTCTTTGACATTAAATCTGCTACTGAGATCGTCATGGAAGCTCCATCCGGTGATGATGAGCAAGATCCCAACCAACGACCCAAGAAGAAGGGTTACCATCGCCACACACAGCACCAGATACAAGAAATGGAAGC GTTCTTCAAGCAGTGTCCACACCCAGATGACAAGCAAAGAAAGGAGCTGAGCCGTGAGCTGGGATTAGAGCCATTGCAAGTAAAGTTTTGGTTCCAAAACAAGCGGACACAGATGAAGGCACAACATGAGAGGCACGAGAACGCTATATTAAAGGCTGAGAATGAGAAGCTTCGTGCCGAGAACAGCAGATACAAGGAGGCCCTAAGCAATGCTACTTGCCCCAACTGTGGAGGACCTGCTGCCCTTGGTGAAATGTCCTTTGACGAGCAGCACCTCCGGATTGAGAACGCTCGTCTCAAACAAGAG ATTGATAGGATTTCGGGAATAGCGGAGAAATATGTTGGGAAGCCAGTGACTTCCTCTCACAATAGCAATCACATGGCTCCACATTCTCGCTCGCTTGATCTTGGAGTTGGTAGCTATGGTGGAGGATCACAGTCCTCAGCCGGCGGCATGGTTGGAGAGATGTATGGCGGCAGTGAGCTTCTGAGGCCGTTCCCAGTTCCTTGTGATTCGGACAAACCCAGGATTGTGGAGCTTGCTGTGGCAGCTATGGAGGAACTAACAAGACTAGCTCAGGTTGGAGATCCTTTGTGGGTCCAAAGCAACCAGCACTGTACTGAGATTCTAAACGAAGATGAATACTTGAGGACCTTCCCGCCTAGAGTTATAGGCCCAAAAGCGTTGGGCTTGAGATCTGAATCCTCAAGAGAATCCGCGGTGATTATCATGAATCACACTAAACTGGTTGAGATACTAATGGATGTG AATCAATGGTCAACAATGTTCTGTGGTATTGTGTCAAGAGCGTTGACACTTGAAGTGCTTTCAACCGGAGTGGCAGGAAACTATAACGGAGCGTTGCAAGTG aTGTCGGCTGAGTTCCAGGTGGCATCGCCTCTTGTTCCAAGCAGAGAGAACTATTTCGTAAGGTACTGCAAGGAACATTCGGATGGGAGATGGACAGTGGTAGATGTGTCGTTGGAGAATGAGAGCAGAAGCCGAAGAAGCAGCCGAAGAAGGCCCTCTGGCTGCTTAATTGAAGAACTCCCAAACGGCTACTCCAAGGTGACATGGATTGAGCATGTAGAAGTGGATGACAGAGGCGTGCATACACTCTACAAGCCATTGGTGAAGTGCGGGCTGGCCTTTGGAGCTAAGAGGTGGATGGCGACGTTAGAGAGACAATGCGAACGTGTTGCGAGTTACATAGGAGGAGGAGCAGGGGAGCTGTGTGGTACGAGTGCGGAGGGAAGGAGGAGCATGCTGAAGTTGGCAgagagaatggtgatgagcttcTGCACTGGAGTGGGAGCTTCCACGGCACATGCATGGACCACTCTGTCGTCGGATATGGATGATGTGAGGGTTATGACGAGGAAGAGCATGGACGACCCTGGCAGACCCCCTGGCATTGTCCTCTGCGCTGCCACTTCCTTCTCCCTCCCTGTTCCTCCCAACACTCTCTTTCATTTCCTCAGAGATCAGAACTCCCGAAGCCAGTGGGATATCCTCTCCAACCGAGGCCTTGTTCAAGAAATCACACACATAGCAAGCTCTGCCAACGTGCTTTCTCTGCTTCGCGTCAAT AGTGTGAATTCGAGCCAAAGCAACATGCTGATACTTCAGGAGAGTTGTACAGACTGCAGTGGATCCTATGTGGTATATGCACCCGTGGACATGGCTGCCATGAATATAATTCTTAGTGGCGGGGATCCAGATTACCTGGCCCTGCTTCCCTCGGGTTTTGCGATTCTTCCTGATGGCCTTGCTGCATCTTCTGGAGGGTCTCTCCTCACGGTTGCGTTTCAGATCTTGGTTGACTCCGCCCCAACCGCCAAGCTATCCCTGGGTTCAGTCGCCACTGTTAACACTTTAATTAAGTGCACCGTTGAAAGAATCAAAGCTGCTGTCATTTCTGACACTACCTCATTTCACAACCTTGCTTCCTAG